The stretch of DNA CGTATTTCACCGTACGTCACCACGCTACTCAGAGTTTTATCAAGCATCCCTCTAATTGAGGGAGTGTCTTGCACCAGTGTGGCATGAAACGTTTTGTGAAGCCTTAAAAGCTCTAAAGCCTTCTCCTCATCCGGGGACCTGTCAGGAATTCCCCGCAACCGTAGAACGAAGAGCAGCGCCATCGTGAATCACCAACTATCAGGTGAGTAAAACTTGTAGGTCTCTTTCAGAGCTTCATAAACAGCTTTAGCCATGTTATGCGTTGTGCGCGTTTCTCCGAAAGACCGGGACCACACGTCGTTGATGCCGGCAAGCCTAAGCACAGTTTTAGCTACATCTGAGGCAACAAGCCCGACCCCCTTTGGTGCCGGAATGAGCACGACACGGACGCTACCGCTCTTACCCTCAACCTGAAATGGAACACTGTGCGGCTCTCCGCATAGGCACTCCCAGCTCCCGCAGCCTCTCCGTACAGGTATGATGCTAAGCTTGGCCCTTCTAACAGCTTTGTCTATAGCTGTACCGATGTGTTTGGATTTGCCCATACCTACTCCCACGTAGCCGTTTTCATTTCCAACAGCGACTGTTACTTGGTATTGGCTTACCTCGCCTGAGTCTGTTTGCCTTTGGACGAAGTTGACATTAAGGACTTCGAACTTCAGGTCAGGAAGAAGCGCATCAATGATCTCTACTTCCCTTATTGGGAGATTCCTGGCAAAGATCTCATCGATAGATTTGATCTTACCTTCTGCTACCATCCTTCCGACCTGCGTGCGCGGAACCCAGCTTCCCAACGACACAGAGACCCACCTTCAAGCGTTACACTACGACATGTTAAATACCTTACCTTATGTAAAGGCTTTAAGTATACGCTGCCTTACTTCCTCAAAATGTTCTGGAAGGTCTTCAGGGTTTAAGCCGTTTGCTAGGTACTGCGAGAAACGCTTAGCGTACATCTCAGGGTCGTTTTCCTTTAGGAGTTTGGCGTATGAGGCTATGTGTTCTCCTCGCACTCTACTTTCGTCGGGGAATATCCCCTCCCCAGCAGGCACATGAAGGCCAGCGTCGATGGCACCCTTAGCCGCCGCAAAGACCCTGCCTCCTTTTATGGGTCTATGCAATCCTATATCAAGCACTGCCTCCTCTACCCCATTTTTCTTGGCCTTAAGCGCTGCAAGCAGACCGAGGAGGTATACAGCAGGAGTGTTCTTCAACCCTCCTTTCCACCCGAATTTTTTCAGCTCGTTTGAGTGCGCAGAAACCAGCGTGATGTCTCCTTTAGGATCAGCTCTCACGATCTGGACAATCGCGGTTCTGGAGAGTATTCTTACCACTAGCCTGGGTTTCTTAGACATTATCAGCTTTCTTCGCTTGTAGTAGTTCGTCTTACCCTCCCTACGGCGTTTCAAGGCAACCCTGTATGTAGACCCCCTAGCCACTTCCGCTCACCTTAATTATACCGTGTTCGTGCAAGTACATTCTTAGGTGCGCTACACTCCTAAACATGCCTCCTTTAATCAGCTTGTAAACTCTCCAAAACTCCTTCTTCTCTATTAAACCTTTGTTTTTCAGTGCCTTAAGGAAGCGCCTTTGCGCCCTTACTCTGGCCATCCATAGCTCCTTTTCGTCTACTCTTGGCCCCTTTTTGCTACCGGGGCCTCTACTCCTTCTCTTAGCTCTCTTGATCCTGTGACGACCACGCGATGGCGTCGACGGTGGAAGAACTCTAATCACACCGTCTTTTATGAGCCGCCGAACATCATCGCGACTTATAGCTGCGGCTACCTCCTCTAAGCGCGTGGGGTCTATCCATATTCTGCTCTCCCCAACTTCGAGCACCTCTGATGCCAGTCTGCGAGCAACACTCACGTCCATCGGTTAAGCACCCCCTACGTTAAGCACGCGAATTCCTTTCTCTTCGGCCTTTTTAATGATTTCTATCCGCTTACGTCTCCCAACGGTGGACGCGATCCTTACTGCTTGTTTGGTTGGGTCTATCTTCTCGAGCTCTTCGGGGGAGTGAACGATAACCTCCTCAAAGCCCGAAGGATGCAAGCCTCGAACAGCCGCTGGGCCTCTATAGCCGACCTTGACAAGAGGCGGGAACCCCTTCCTCTGCAACCTTATCTGGTTGTCAAGACTTCTCCGAGGGCTACGCCACTTATCCTCTAACCGCTTGAGCCTCCATGAATTCATGCGTATGAATCTTGGCCTCGAGCGATTGAGAACGGCGCGAAGCTGAAGCATCTTTGCCTTTTCAGGCGTGAGGGAGGGCTTTATCTTCTTAGGCTCTTTGGCACCTTCAACCTGTTTTTCCTCGCTCATTAAGCACCCCCTCTAATATACGTAAGCGATCAGTACACCGCCCAGGCCTCTGCTCTGGGCCTCACGATGACTCATTACACCCTGTGGTGTGGACACGATTAGAATGCCTATATCCCTTGAGGGGAGGAACTGTTGCTCCCATTTCGCATACTCGTCTTTTTTAACAGAGTACCTTGGTTTAATTGCACCGCACTTGTTAATCTTACCCGCTAGCTTAACGATGATTTTTCCTCCTCTGCCATCATTGATGTACTCAAAATCCTCGATGTAACCCTGCTGCTTCATGACGTTTAGTACGCGAGCTATTAACTTCGAAGATGGGTAAATGACGCACTCGCGATGACCTCTGACCTCGTTGTTCCAGATCGTTGCCATAGCATTAGCAAGTGTATCTAGCATCATCCGTACCACCCTCTAGGAATACTTTTTGAAGCCTATATCCTCGGCAACTTCCCTGAAGCATCTCCTACAGAGGTTTAGTCCGTACATTCGTATGACGGCCTCGTGAGTGCCACACCTGACGCACATCCTGCTACCCTTCCCGTACTTACGCTTTTTCGGGGGATGAAGCTTGGCCATACCGATCACCTCTTTGCTCTTACAACCTGCACACCTAAAATCTTTTCCAGAAATGCTATCGTCTCTTCCTTTGTAACACGGTGTCTCGACTCAACCTTCGACCGCTTTCTCCTCCTTCTGGCAACACGAAAGCCTGGTCTTTCAAGGGCCACTACCACATCGAAGCCAAATATTCCCACCTCTGGGTCATACTTCACACCGGGAAGAAGTATGTGCTCCTTAACGCCGAAGGCGAAGTTGCCGTGCTTATCGATGCTCTTTTCAGGTATTTTGTTGTCGACTGCAGCTAAGGCACGCTTAAGAAAGCTGACAGCTTTCTCGCCGCGGAGCGTTACCATGGCTGCAATGTTTTCACCCCTCTTCACGCCGAATTCTTTTATGCTTTTCTTCGCCCGACGAAGAGAGGGCTTTTGCCCGGTAAGCTCCTCTAGGAGTTTAGCAGCCTTTGCTAACCTTTCACCGCTTTCGCCGACACCTATGTTGACTACAACTTTACTTATGAAGATCCTACGCATCGGATGATCGGTTTCCATGAGTAAAGTACCCTTCATTTGCATCACCTAATCGTGATCGCGGGTTTCTCCTCTCCAACTGGAAGTACGTACTCCAGTTTGGTCCTCACAGTTTCTCCTTGGTCGTTCTGCAATACCACCAGCGCGTCCCGGCGCTTAAACACCTGTTGAATCGATATAACCCTTCCGACGAAGCCAGCGTGACGGCCGTCGGTCACAACAGCTAGAACTCCCTCCTTGAAAGGAATTATCTGAGCTATAGCCTGCTTAGGAACTGTTATAAGGACCGAGTCGAAGGTTTTAATATTTGTTTTCTCTCCTCCGGATTGAGGCAGGAGAATATTCCTGCCATCGTGAAGAGTGACTTGAATAGCGCCTCCCTTAACTGTCTGCTTTCTGATAACTCTCAATAGCTTGTACCCTGCCTCCTCCGGCGGTATTTCTATTAGCTTTAGTCTTTTTACGCTATCGGGTACAACGCGGTAAAACTTTCCCTCCGGAATAATATGTACAACGTCCATTAAACCTACCGGAAACTTGTAATCAGTTACCACACGCCCATCCACAGCGACCTTCCTCTCACCGAGTATCCTCCGCGTTTCCCGCATCGTGGTAGTGTAGCCTAGAATGTCTCGTATCACAATTCCTAGAGGTATGCTTTTGAACAATGGATGTGGGCCTGGCCTGGGTTTAACGGTCCAAACATATTCCTTCCTACTGATTGGCCAAAACGGTGGCGCTATGGATCTTCGGAGATGCCTAAGTGAGCTCCTTATTCTTCGCGTCATCCTTGACCACCTACTTTAGCTCTCTCTACAAGCTCCTTCCTGCGCTTGTCGCTTAGGTCTAGCTCTACCACGAGAACCTTGGACGGGTGAATAGGATATGGAACCTCTGTACCGTCAGCTTTACGCAGAACAGCGCCTTCGACAAATATACGCTCCCTTTTAACATCAACCCCTGTGACTCTCCCCTCGTGACCCTTGAAGGACCCGCGGACTATCAGGACACGATCCCCTCTTCTCACGCGTATTCTCTTGATGCCCAGCTTTTCCCTGAGGTCCTTGGATAGAGGAGCAACTATTCTCTTAGACCTAACATGCAGTGGAGCGTTATAGACCTCCCTCTTTCTAACTTTCGTTGGTTTTGATGAGACGACGCGTTGCATATTACCCCTCTAGCCTTAACAGACTGTGTTTATAAATTTTCTCAGCTACTCCGAGCAGTGCGTTGTACCTAGCTTTTATGGCTGGACAAGATGGAAATAAGTTGCGAAACCGCTTTCGATCTTTGGCAACAGCTTGCGTATGCTTCAGAATCTTCGAGGCCTTGGTGTTAAGAGCCGTAGACAGCGTAGATCCCAGCTAACTTAAGCAATTTAAAAGCACGTTAGGTAAACTCAGTTTTTGAATATCAGGATGGGTATACACAAGGTGAAAGGTTTAAACGTTGATTACTGCTTCCCTCGCTACGACTTGGTCGATCTTGTCTTTTCTTCCTGTATGCTTGCGCTTAGCGATCTCGCTGATTAGCTCCTTCTCAGAGAAGAAGCTCTGGTTTTCAACCTCAATTATCGGTATTATAGAGAACTTGCTATCCGAAGCCCAAGTATTGGAGATCAGAATCTCGCCTGTAAAATTATTGAATAGAATGTACACTCCCTGAAGGGGTTGGGAGGCTTCGTAGTAATATATTACGCTGGGCTCGCCTCCAAGCGTAACTGGAACAAAGTAGATGTGTGAGCCATTTAATTGGTAGTGATGTATCAGCGGTAGCTGGCTTACGTTCAGAACATGCACTAGATCGACTAGACGCTTCAACCGGATCAGCTTAGCTGTCATCGAGCACCATTAGAATCATCAGTTTATAGGGTTAAAATGATCCACGGTTTTCACGAAAATAGAAATGATCAAGCATTTATAGCAGTGCCCGCGGTATGGTCTTTCCGAATGGAGGGTAAAGTACTCCCTTCTCGGTTATAAAGCCTGTAATTAGCTGTGGGGGTGTTAGGTCGAACGCGTAGTATATCGCTTTAGCTCCCTCGGGAGCTATCCTGATACCCTTAATGATTAGCACCTCATTTGGGTCTCTTTTCTCGATTTCGAAATCCCCCGGGCCTTCAGCGTTCAAGTCAAACGAGCTGGTAGGCGCCGCTACGTAAAAAGGTATATTGTGTACTCTGGAAACGAGGGCCAGAGGGTATGTTCCCAGCTTGTTCGCAACCCACCCCTTCCTCGTGACTCTGTCAGCACCTACTATCGCTAGATCTATTCTCTCCCTCATGGCTAGGATTCCAACACTATTATCGGTAGCGATTGTAACGTCGATTCCCGCTTGCATGAGCTCCCAGGCGGTCAGCCTTGCACCCTGAAGATAAGGCCTCGTCTCAAGAGCAATGACCCTGAAGTTTTTCCCCCTCTCTTTCGCAACGTACATTGGGGCTGTCGCGGTCCCCCAGTAGCTAGTTGCTAAGGAACCTGCGTTGCATACCGTTATTATCGTGTCACCGTCATCTATCAAATCAGCTCCTATTTCGCCGATCTTTCGGTTTGCCTCCTCGTCTTCCTTCTGAATTCTCAAAGCCTCCTCTATCACGCCTTTCCTGGCTTCTTCCAGGCTTGTAGCAGTCCTGGCTCGTGAGATGACCCGCTCAACAGCCCAGAAAAGATTCACTGCGGTTGGACGGGTCTGCTTCACCTCCTCAGCAACGCGTTCCAACCCGCTTAAGAACTCTTCCAGCGAGTCTCCAGTGTAATGCCAGGCAAAAAGCGCTAATGAAAAGGCAGCAGCCACCCCTATAGCTGGGGCACCGCGTATTTCCATGTCCTTTATCGCTTTAGCTAGTCGCCTCCAATCATGAGTCTCAGTGTAGACAAGCTTATCAGGTAACTCTTTCTGGTTGATAAGGCGAACGACACCATCTCTCCACTCAATAGTTCTCGGGAGCCTCAGCATTAAGCTTGAGTAGCAACGGCACTTTTTATCCTTTCACCTGCTTCCTCCTAGCTTTCAACTCACAATCGTCCAAATCCCGCTGATCAGATAGATACTGGAGGCTGTTAAAGAGGTGAATATGGAGCCTCTGGACACGTAACAGCTATGGCAAGCTTAATATGCTCGTACTCTGACACCCACGAGCTACCCTAAAAGCTGAAGCTGGAAAAACCTTGGGGACATCTCAGGGTGATTCAAAATGAGCTGTTCAACAGAGAGCTATACCTACGGTGGACGCTGTAGAAGCTATGCTGAGCTGATCAGAGAAAGTGGCAGAGGTTAACATGAGTTACATCTACCTCGTTAAGCAGGCCTGCCGCCTTTCAGTAACAGTAAGCTACCAGCCTGATTATTTGATGTAAGGTGAGGGCACCTAGAGAAGCGCATACGCAAATAAATTGCTTAGGTTGAAAGAAAAGCTGGATCATTGATCCTCAGGAACTCGTATACTGACCTAGCAATAGTTTGGGCGACCCGCAGGGGCTCAGGAACCTTACCGTGAAGCGTGACGGCATTCAGCAACTCACGCAACTCCTCCTCGTTGATACCAACGTACCTGGCGTAAACGTAGCTACTCGTTCTCTTTATGTAGACAAGCCTGCGTTCACCGAGCCCAAGGTACATGCCAAAGCGCTTGGAGTCGCCTGGGAAATACTCGCTTAAATACTTCTCCAGACCCCTCGATTCCTCGTAACTTAGGCAAATAACGGGTATGCTGAGCTCCTTGTAGAGAGTCGCTATATCCACTATATTGAACCAGCTGATAATACATCCATTTAGCATAACTACGTTGAAGTCGCGCCTGCCCGTACCTTTTACAAGGTTAAGGATCTTCTCTGTGGCGTCAAGACCGCCAACAGTCAGCCATGTCAAGTAGACCCCGTCCACGATCCCATCTCTCCTGTAGGAAACTCCAACTGCTATGGACTTCTTCAGCTTCCTATCAAATGACTCGGCTATGCCGAGTACCCGGAAGGCTGGCTTAGTGAGGTGCAAGAGTAGACCCTATATCACTAGGTAGTCCCGTGGGAAATATGTTAGTAGCTCCGCCCCGTCCTCTCTTACGTAAAGCATGTCCTCTATCCTCACTCCTAGGTAGCCGGCCATATAGACTCCAGGTTCTATGGTCACAACATCTCCCACCAGAAGAGGGGACTCGTTCTCGCTGTTCAGGTATGGTTCCTCGTGAATCTCGATGCCTACACCGTGCCCTAAGCCATGATTGAAATAAATGTGAAGGCCTTCTTCTTTTAGTGCTTTGAAGGCGGCCGAGTATACCTCCTTAGCGGCCTTACCAGCTTGCAGGCTTTCAATAGATTTCTCGAGCGCCTTAATTACTGCTCTGAAGACCCTCTCTTGCTTTTGCGACGGTTTTCCAAAGATGATGGAGCGGGTCATGTCGCTGCAGTACCCGTTAACCCTCGCGCCCAAGTCTATCTTCACTACATCGCCTTCTCTGAGCTCGCGCTGAGTGGGCTTTGCGTGGGGTTGAGCAGCGTGATCGCCGAAGGCAATTATCGGATCGAAGGAAGGTTGTGCTCCACTTTTGAGGATTAAGCTGAGTACTTCAACAGCGATGTCTACCTCTCTTACTCCCTTATCAAGTGTATCTAACGCTTTTCGCATAGCTAGCTCGGCGACTCTGATGCTATCCCTGATCCGGCTAATCTCCGCACTATCCTTCTGTCTCCTCAAGTTCAGCACTTCCCGTGTTATATCAAGAGGCTCTGCTCCCAGCTTTTCTGCTAGTTTTTTCTTCACATCAAGACTTGCACCAGCTATGCCAACTTTCTCTGGAGGAATGCTCCCTAAAAGCTTCTTAACAGCACCATACAGGTCTCTTTCAACTACCCTTTCGTATTCAGCCACTTCTTCTTGAGACGAGAAAGCGTAAACGTCGCCGACCGCACGCTCTTCGACAGCTCTTAAGTACTCCAGCCTGCTTGCAACCGATAAGACCTCTCCGGTCTCTAAAATTATCGACACGCTGGGCGCGTCTGTGCCTGTAAAGTAGAAGATGTTAGGTGAAGAGTATATGAGGGCAGCTTGAAGGCCTCTGTTGGTCAAGACTCTTAGCAGTCTTTCTACATGGCTTTTGAAGGGTTCCACAACCCTACAACTATGTGTACAGTAATATTATTTACTTTAATGGCATCAAAATTTTTCCAGTAGAGGGGGGCCACAACGGAAAACGTTATTAAAGTATCTCTCAACTCACTTCCCGAAGATTGTGGCGAAGGCTAAAGTGGGAGAGCGATTGCTTGCGGCGACAAGTATTTTCACTGCAGCGCTACTCTACTCTGAAATATTCTTAGCCGGAACAAACAGCTTAATTCTGAGCTTTGTACCAAGTGTCTCAGCTTTAACTGCGCCGTCACTCGGCGTTCCAGTCTTTGTGACCATGTTCTCGCTGGAGCTATATCGTCTACAGCGATTTCTCCCTCTTTTGGCCCTTCTTCCCTTTCAGCTTCTTCTAATCTTAAAAAACATACACAGTTGGGTTTCATCTACACTTCTCTTACTAGTTGTTCCCTTAGCTATCACTCATCCGAGTTCTATCGGAGTGATCCTCGGCATCCTTTACTACCTCGCTTGGAAGGAAAAACCACGTGAAGCCTTTTTCACAGGTCTTAGCTTCATCGCCAACCTCTTTGCATTCTCCCTACTTCTTTCAATAAGCGAGGAGATCAGGGCACCGCTACTTATTTTACCTGGCGGACTACAGGCATCAGAGAACGAAGTTACCAATGCTGTGCTTTTCTACTCAACCCTCTTTAATGCGCTAGTACATGACAGCAGGTTTATAGCAGAAATCATCGTGCTACTTTCATCCCTAACCGCAACCTCCTTAGTAGGCGAGAGAACATTTGCCTCTCTGATTACTCCGCAGGTCACCCTCCTTGCGATCACGCCGATCATTGGTTCTCCAAGCCTAGCCGAC from Infirmifilum sp. NZ encodes:
- a CDS encoding 30S ribosomal protein S5 is translated as MSLGSWVPRTQVGRMVAEGKIKSIDEIFARNLPIREVEIIDALLPDLKFEVLNVNFVQRQTDSGEVSQYQVTVAVGNENGYVGVGMGKSKHIGTAIDKAVRRAKLSIIPVRRGCGSWECLCGEPHSVPFQVEGKSGSVRVVLIPAPKGVGLVASDVAKTVLRLAGINDVWSRSFGETRTTHNMAKAVYEALKETYKFYSPDSW
- a CDS encoding 50S ribosomal protein L18, translating into MARGSTYRVALKRRREGKTNYYKRRKLIMSKKPRLVVRILSRTAIVQIVRADPKGDITLVSAHSNELKKFGWKGGLKNTPAVYLLGLLAALKAKKNGVEEAVLDIGLHRPIKGGRVFAAAKGAIDAGLHVPAGEGIFPDESRVRGEHIASYAKLLKENDPEMYAKRFSQYLANGLNPEDLPEHFEEVRQRILKAFT
- a CDS encoding 50S ribosomal protein L19e, encoding MDVSVARRLASEVLEVGESRIWIDPTRLEEVAAAISRDDVRRLIKDGVIRVLPPSTPSRGRHRIKRAKRRSRGPGSKKGPRVDEKELWMARVRAQRRFLKALKNKGLIEKKEFWRVYKLIKGGMFRSVAHLRMYLHEHGIIKVSGSG
- a CDS encoding 50S ribosomal protein L32e, producing the protein MSEEKQVEGAKEPKKIKPSLTPEKAKMLQLRAVLNRSRPRFIRMNSWRLKRLEDKWRSPRRSLDNQIRLQRKGFPPLVKVGYRGPAAVRGLHPSGFEEVIVHSPEELEKIDPTKQAVRIASTVGRRKRIEIIKKAEEKGIRVLNVGGA
- a CDS encoding 30S ribosomal protein S8, which gives rise to MMLDTLANAMATIWNNEVRGHRECVIYPSSKLIARVLNVMKQQGYIEDFEYINDGRGGKIIVKLAGKINKCGAIKPRYSVKKDEYAKWEQQFLPSRDIGILIVSTPQGVMSHREAQSRGLGGVLIAYVY
- a CDS encoding 30S ribosomal protein S14 — its product is MAKLHPPKKRKYGKGSRMCVRCGTHEAVIRMYGLNLCRRCFREVAEDIGFKKYS
- a CDS encoding 50S ribosomal protein L5, with the translated sequence MKGTLLMETDHPMRRIFISKVVVNIGVGESGERLAKAAKLLEELTGQKPSLRRAKKSIKEFGVKRGENIAAMVTLRGEKAVSFLKRALAAVDNKIPEKSIDKHGNFAFGVKEHILLPGVKYDPEVGIFGFDVVVALERPGFRVARRRRKRSKVESRHRVTKEETIAFLEKILGVQVVRAKR
- a CDS encoding 30S ribosomal protein S4e; the encoded protein is MTRRIRSSLRHLRRSIAPPFWPISRKEYVWTVKPRPGPHPLFKSIPLGIVIRDILGYTTTMRETRRILGERKVAVDGRVVTDYKFPVGLMDVVHIIPEGKFYRVVPDSVKRLKLIEIPPEEAGYKLLRVIRKQTVKGGAIQVTLHDGRNILLPQSGGEKTNIKTFDSVLITVPKQAIAQIIPFKEGVLAVVTDGRHAGFVGRVISIQQVFKRRDALVVLQNDQGETVRTKLEYVLPVGEEKPAITIR
- the rplX gene encoding 50S ribosomal protein L24, which gives rise to MQRVVSSKPTKVRKREVYNAPLHVRSKRIVAPLSKDLREKLGIKRIRVRRGDRVLIVRGSFKGHEGRVTGVDVKRERIFVEGAVLRKADGTEVPYPIHPSKVLVVELDLSDKRRKELVERAKVGGQG
- the mtnA gene encoding S-methyl-5-thioribose-1-phosphate isomerase, with product MLRLPRTIEWRDGVVRLINQKELPDKLVYTETHDWRRLAKAIKDMEIRGAPAIGVAAAFSLALFAWHYTGDSLEEFLSGLERVAEEVKQTRPTAVNLFWAVERVISRARTATSLEEARKGVIEEALRIQKEDEEANRKIGEIGADLIDDGDTIITVCNAGSLATSYWGTATAPMYVAKERGKNFRVIALETRPYLQGARLTAWELMQAGIDVTIATDNSVGILAMRERIDLAIVGADRVTRKGWVANKLGTYPLALVSRVHNIPFYVAAPTSSFDLNAEGPGDFEIEKRDPNEVLIIKGIRIAPEGAKAIYYAFDLTPPQLITGFITEKGVLYPPFGKTIPRALL
- a CDS encoding endonuclease dU; its protein translation is MHLTKPAFRVLGIAESFDRKLKKSIAVGVSYRRDGIVDGVYLTWLTVGGLDATEKILNLVKGTGRRDFNVVMLNGCIISWFNIVDIATLYKELSIPVICLSYEESRGLEKYLSEYFPGDSKRFGMYLGLGERRLVYIKRTSSYVYARYVGINEEELRELLNAVTLHGKVPEPLRVAQTIARSVYEFLRINDPAFLST
- a CDS encoding M24 family metallopeptidase, which encodes MEPFKSHVERLLRVLTNRGLQAALIYSSPNIFYFTGTDAPSVSIILETGEVLSVASRLEYLRAVEERAVGDVYAFSSQEEVAEYERVVERDLYGAVKKLLGSIPPEKVGIAGASLDVKKKLAEKLGAEPLDITREVLNLRRQKDSAEISRIRDSIRVAELAMRKALDTLDKGVREVDIAVEVLSLILKSGAQPSFDPIIAFGDHAAQPHAKPTQRELREGDVVKIDLGARVNGYCSDMTRSIIFGKPSQKQERVFRAVIKALEKSIESLQAGKAAKEVYSAAFKALKEEGLHIYFNHGLGHGVGIEIHEEPYLNSENESPLLVGDVVTIEPGVYMAGYLGVRIEDMLYVREDGAELLTYFPRDYLVI